The following proteins are co-located in the Primulina tabacum isolate GXHZ01 chromosome 11, ASM2559414v2, whole genome shotgun sequence genome:
- the LOC142519774 gene encoding uncharacterized protein LOC142519774 → MSEDFRIENDGNKEFLVSKTLQNLNFILESMGKSIHVFDLPRITIEIDECNDNICTETREEMSIGISPDDLLAESKLNAGQTKAFSTIHECLDSIGSSLFFVNGLGGTGKEYLYRALLANVRQRNVIALATTTSGVAASILTGGRTAHSRFKIPINLHEESYCTISKQNWTCRTVTCNTLIIWDEAPMAKRIAIETTDRSLQDIMGIQKPFGGKEIVLGGEFMQV, encoded by the coding sequence ATGTCCGAAGATTTTAGGATAGAAAATGATGGCAACAAGGAATTTTTGGTATCAAAGACATTGCAAAACTTGAATTTTATTTTGGAGAGTATGGGAAAAAGTATTCATGTTTTTGATTTGCCAAGAATAACTATTGAAATAGATGAGTGCAATGATAATATTTGTACAGAAACTCGGGAGGAAATGTCTATTGGAATCTCACCCGACGACTTGTTAGCTGAATCCAAATTAAATGCAGGGCAAACAAAAGCATTCTCAACAATTCACGAGTGCTTAGATTCCATTGGAAGCAGCCTTTTTTTTGTCAATGGACTTGGTGGAACTGGGAAAGAATATTTATATCGTGCTTTGCTAGCAAATGTTAGGCAAAGAAATGTGATTGCCCTTGCTACAACAACTTCAGGAGTTGCAGCTTCGATATTAACTGGTGGTCGAACAGCTCATTCCCGATTTAAAATCCCAATTAATTTGCATGAAGAAAGCTATTGTACAATATCAAAACAAAATTGGACTTGCAGAACTGTTACGTGtaacacattaattatatgGGATGAAGCACCGATGGCGAAGCGGATAGCAATTGAAACAACTGATAGAAGTTTACAAGATATAATGGGAATCCAAAAACCATTTGGCGGAAAAGAGATTGTTCTTGGAGGAGAATTCATGCAAGTTTAG